The Zobellia alginiliquefaciens genome contains a region encoding:
- a CDS encoding arylsulfatase, protein MKQILYSILLVSVFFSCKDKVQNTDESNTETNTSLTKPNIVYILADDLGYGDLSAYGQQKFRTPNIDKLAKDGMLFTQHYSGSTVCAPSRSALLTGMHTGHTVVRGNKEIMPEGQYPLPDNTFTMAEAMKKAGYSTGAFGKWGLGFPGSEGDPLNQGFDTFFGYNCQRLGHNYYPGHLWANKDSLVLKDNTGGNNGTYAPGLIHEKTLEFIELNKDNPFFLYVASIIPHAELAAPEKIMKKYRGEFPPETPYEGVDDGPEFNQGPYRSQEQPHAAFVSMVHLLDEQVGEIIAKLDQLGIAENTIVVFTSDNGPHTEGGADPEYFDSNGPFRGTKRDLYEGGIRVPMIASWPGKIKPGSTTELVSAFWDVFPTFSDIAGIEAPEGLDGISFLPTLLGNSDQQKNHEYLYWEFHEKGGRQAIRKGNWKAVKYDVFKGSNVPIQLYDLTTDLGEQNNVASKNPEIIEEMKVLFEKARTPSDVFTFNQETYLNSK, encoded by the coding sequence ATGAAACAAATTCTTTATTCAATTTTACTGGTTTCTGTTTTTTTTTCATGTAAAGACAAAGTTCAAAATACAGACGAATCTAATACAGAAACGAATACGTCTTTAACAAAACCTAATATTGTCTACATTCTGGCAGATGATCTTGGGTATGGAGATTTGAGTGCCTATGGCCAACAAAAATTCAGAACTCCCAATATAGATAAGCTAGCAAAAGACGGTATGCTTTTTACCCAGCATTATTCCGGTAGTACGGTTTGTGCACCTTCCAGGTCGGCTTTGTTAACGGGTATGCATACGGGCCATACCGTGGTGAGGGGAAATAAAGAAATTATGCCTGAAGGTCAATATCCTTTACCGGACAATACCTTTACTATGGCAGAAGCCATGAAAAAAGCAGGATATTCTACAGGGGCTTTTGGTAAATGGGGCTTAGGGTTTCCGGGATCTGAAGGAGATCCCTTAAACCAAGGTTTTGATACATTTTTTGGGTATAACTGTCAACGGTTGGGGCATAATTACTATCCAGGTCACCTATGGGCCAATAAAGATTCTTTGGTTCTTAAGGATAATACGGGAGGAAATAACGGAACCTATGCGCCGGGGTTGATTCATGAAAAAACATTAGAGTTTATAGAGCTGAACAAAGACAATCCTTTCTTTTTGTATGTGGCCTCCATTATACCGCATGCAGAATTGGCGGCTCCTGAAAAAATCATGAAAAAGTACAGAGGTGAGTTTCCGCCGGAAACCCCTTATGAAGGTGTAGATGACGGTCCAGAGTTTAATCAAGGGCCTTATCGCTCACAGGAACAACCCCATGCAGCATTTGTTTCTATGGTCCATTTATTGGATGAACAAGTAGGAGAAATTATAGCCAAATTGGATCAATTGGGTATTGCAGAAAATACCATTGTGGTTTTTACATCGGATAATGGGCCACACACGGAAGGTGGTGCAGACCCGGAATATTTTGATAGTAACGGGCCGTTCCGTGGAACGAAAAGAGATCTTTATGAAGGAGGAATTAGAGTTCCTATGATTGCTTCATGGCCAGGTAAAATCAAGCCGGGTAGTACAACGGAGTTAGTATCGGCTTTTTGGGATGTGTTTCCTACTTTTTCGGACATAGCAGGTATTGAAGCTCCCGAAGGCTTAGACGGAATTTCGTTTTTACCCACCCTTTTAGGAAACAGCGATCAACAGAAAAATCATGAATACCTGTATTGGGAATTTCATGAAAAAGGAGGTAGACAGGCCATTCGTAAAGGGAATTGGAAGGCTGTAAAGTATGATGTTTTTAAAGGTTCCAATGTGCCTATTCAACTGTATGATCTGACCACGGATCTTGGGGAACAAAATAATGTAGCTAGCAAAAATCCTGAAATCATTGAGGAGATGAAAGTACTCTTTGAAAAAGCAAGGACCCCATCAGACGTGTTTACATTTAATCAAGAAACCTATTTAAATAGCAAATAG